Proteins found in one Physeter macrocephalus isolate SW-GA chromosome 17, ASM283717v5, whole genome shotgun sequence genomic segment:
- the LOC102976511 gene encoding zinc finger protein 211 isoform X1, protein MAAAALRDPAQGSVTFEDVAVYFSCEEWCLLDEVQIHLYLDVMLENFALVCMLGSWRGVDEETSSEENICVEGVSQIRTPRAGSSPEKAQPCKMCVPVLRDILHLAEEQGTNRGQKAYTCGACGKQFYFTANLQQHRKQHIREKPFRCDVRRLAFLKSFTVYTSGNLSVYSEIGKKLAANMGLQQQATNIRKERNNSHECEAVFHSGTIHRSWGEGKKASSHTDMCERVVTSEGFCECSKCGKACTQSCNLMQHQRVHTGEKPYECSECGKSFSRSHHLRVHRKIHTGEKPYACKKCAKSFLQRSSFIQHQRVHTGEKHYECSECGKSFSKKSNFLQHMRVHTGERPYECSECGKSFFHRCQLFIHQRVHTGERPYECSECGKSFIHRCQLLIHQRVHTGERPYECSECGKSFTVRSVLQNHQRIHTGERPYECSQCEKSFIHRCQLLIHQRVHTGERPYECSQCGKSFTARSGLQNHQRIHTGERPYECSQCGKSFIHRCQLLIHQRVHTGERPYECSECGKSFTARSALQNHQRIHTGERPYECSQCGKSFIHRCQLLIHQRVHTGERPYECNECGKSFTARSALQNHQRVHTGERPYECSECGKSFIHRCHLLIHQRVHTGERPYECSECGKSFIHRCQLLIHQRVHTGERPYVCNECGKSFIHRCQLLIHQRVHTGERPYECSQCGKSFTARSGLRNHQRVHTGERPYECSECGKLFIVISGLIKHQRVHTGERPYECNECGKSFTARAGLRNHQRIHTGERPYECKECGKSFTARSGLQNHQRVHTGERPYECKECRKSFTSRSGLRNHQSVHTGERPYECSECGKSFSQRQILSTHRKIHTGERPHECKECGKSFIQKCSLIHHQRVHRGENTL, encoded by the exons ATGGCGGCGGCTGCGCTGAGGGACCCGGCTCAG GGCAGTGTGACCTTTGAGGATGTGGCCGTGTACTTCTCCTGCGAGGAATGGTGTCTTCTTGATGAGGTTCAGATACACCTGTACCTTGATGTCATGCTGGAGAACTTTGCCCTTGTCTGCATGCTGG GTTCTTGGCGTGGAGTCGATGAAGAGACATCTTCTGAAGAGAACATATGTGTGGAGGGAGTATCACAGATTAGGACCCCCAGGGCAGGTTCATCTCCTGAGAAGGCCCAGCCCTGTAAGATGTGCGTCCCAGTCTTGAGAGACATTTTGCACTTGGCTGAAGAGCAGGGAACAAATAGGGGCCAGAAAGCATACACATGTGGGGCATGTGGGAAACAGTTCTATTTCACTGCAAACCTTCAACAGCACCGGAAGCAGCACATTAGAGAGAAACCCTTCCGATGTGATGTGAGGAGACTTGCATTTTTGAAGAGCTTCACAGTCTACACATCAGGGAATCTCTCTGTGTACAGTGAAATTGGGAAGAAATTAGCAGCCAACATGGGACTTCAGCAACAGGCCACTAATATCAGGAAGGAACGAAACAACAGTCACGAGTGTGAAGCTGTTTTTCACAGTGGAACAATTCATCGGAGCTGGGGAGAAGGCAAGAAAGCCTCCAGCCACACAGATATGTGTGAGAGAGTCGTCACTAGTGAAGGGTTTTGTGAGTGCAGCAAATGTGGGAAAGCCTGCACCCAAAGTTGTAATCTTATGCAGCATCAGAGAGTTCATACTGGAGAAAAGCCTTATGAGTGCAGCGAATGTGGAAAATCCTTTAGCCGAAGCCACCACCTCAGAGTGCATAGGAAGATCCACACCGGAGAAAAGCCTTATGCATGCAAGAAATGTGCTAAATCTTTTCTCCAAAGGTCCAGCTTCATTCaacatcagagagttcacactggagaaaagcattatgaatgcagtgaatgtggaaaaTCTTTTAGCAAAAAGTCCAATTTTCTTCAACATATGAGAGTTcatactggagaaaggccttatgagtgcagtgaatgtgggaaatccttttTCCATAGATGTCAACTTTTTATACACCAGAGAGTTCACACAGgtgaaaggccttatgagtgcagtgaatgtgggaaatcctttatTCATAGATGTCAACTTCTTATTCACCAGAGagttcacacaggagaaaggccttatgagtgcagtgaatgtgggaaatcttttacaGTTAGGTCTGTCCTGCAgaatcatcagagaattcatactggagagagaCCTTATGAGTGCAGCCAGTGTGAGAAATCCTTTATCCATAGATGTCAACTTCTTATACACCAGAGagttcacacaggagaaaggccttatgagtgcagccaatgtgggaaatcttttacaGCTAGGTCTGGCCTCCAaaatcatcagagaattcatactggagaaagACCTTATGAATGCAGCcaatgtgggaaatcctttatCCATAGATGTCAACTTCTTATACACCAGAGagttcacacaggagaaaggccttatgagtgcagtgaatgtgggaaatcttttacaGCTAGGTCTGCCCTCCAaaatcatcagagaattcatactggagagaggccttatgagtgcagccaatgtgggaaatcctttatCCATAGATGTCAACTTCTTATACACCAGAGagttcacacaggagaaaggccttatgagtgcaatGAATGCGGGAAATCTTTTACAGCTAGGTCTGCCCTCCAAAatcatcagagagttcacacaggagaaaggccttatgaatgcagtgaatgtgggaaatcctttatCCATAGATGTCATCTTCTTATACACCAGAGagttcacacaggagaaaggccttatgagtgcagtgaatgtgggaaatcctttatCCATAGATGTCAACTTCTTATACACCAGAGagttcacacaggagaaaggccttatgtgtgcaatgaatgtgggaaatcctttatTCATAGATGTCAACTTCTTATACACCAGAGagttcacacaggagaaaggccttatgagtgcagccAATGTGGGAAATCGTTTACTGCTAGGTCTGGCCTCCGAAATCATCAGAGAGTTCATACTGGAGAAAgaccttatgagtgcagtgaatgtgggaaattgtttattgttatttctgGCCTTATTAaacatcagagagttcacacaggagaaaggccttatgagtgtaatgaatgtgggaaatcttttactGCGAGAGCTGGCCTCCGaaatcatcagagaattcacacgggagaaaggccttatgagtgtaaggaatgtgggaaatcttttactGCGAGATCTGGCCTCCAGAatcatcagagagttcacacaggagaaaggccttatgagtgtaAGGAATGTAGGAAATCTTTTACTTCTAGGTCTGGCCTCCGAAATCATCAGAGTGTTcatactggagaaaggccttatgagtgcagtgaatgtggaaaaTCTTTTAGCCAAAGACAGATCCTCAGTACCCATAGGAAAATCCATACTGGAGAAAGGCCTCATGAGTGCAAAGAATGTGGTAAATCTTTTATCCAAAAGTGCAGTTTAATTCATCATCAGAGAGTTCACCGTGGAGAAAACACCCTATGA